One part of the Phacochoerus africanus isolate WHEZ1 chromosome 7, ROS_Pafr_v1, whole genome shotgun sequence genome encodes these proteins:
- the LOC125130308 gene encoding olfactory receptor 6C2-like codes for MYLTTVMKNHSAITSFILLGLTDDPRLQVFLSVFLFLTYIFTVVGNLVIILLTLVDSHLKTPMYFFLRNFSILEIIFTTVCVPRFLYSMTTGDKSVTYNACAIQLFFVILIGAAEFFLLTAMSYDRYVAICKPLHYTAIMNGRICTTLVLGCWLIGLIVILPPLSLGVQLDFCDSNLLDHFGCDASPLLKIVCSDTQYVEQLVLIMAVLTLMVTLVCVIVSYTYIIKSILRLPSAQQRQKAFSTCSSHIIVVSITYGSCIFIYIKPAKEGVAINKAVSLLNTSVIPLMNPFIYTLRNKQVKQAFGDLIKKMAFLSKD; via the coding sequence ATGTATCTGACCACTGTGATGAAAAATCATTCGGCTATCACTTCCTTCATCCTACTAGGATTAACAGATGACCCACGACTCCAGGTGTTTCTTTCGGTATTCCTGTTTCTGACCTACATTTTCACTGTTGTTGGAAATCTAGTCATCATCCTTCTCACTCTGGTGGACTCTCACCTTAAAacacccatgtactttttccttcgGAATTTCTCCATCCTAGAGATAATATTTACAACTGTCTGTGTTCCTCGATTCCTGTATAGCATGACAACTGGGGACAAAAGCGTGACCTATAATGCCTGTGCCATCCAGTTATTTTTTGTCATCCTCATCGGGGCAGCAGAATTTTTTCTCCTAACGgccatgtcctatgaccgctacgtggccatctgcaagcccctGCACTACACCGCCATCATGAATGGAAGGATATGCACCACTCTTGTCCTTGGCTGTTGGCTGATTGGGTTAATTGTCATACTCCCACCTCTCAGCCTCGGAGTTCAGCTAGATTTCTGTGACTCCAATCTCCTTGACCATTTTGGCTGTGATGCATCTCCTCTTCTAAAGATCGTGTGCTCAGACACTCAATACGTAGAACAACTTGTTTTAATCATGGCTGTGCTGACCCTCATGGTCACACTCGTCTGTGTGATTGTGTCCTACACCTACATCATCAAGTCCATTTTAAGGCTCCCTTCAGCCCAGCAGAGACAAAAGGCTTTCTCCACCTGTTCTTCCCACATCATTGTGGTCTCCATCACCTATGGAAGTTGCATCTTTATCTATATCAAACCGGCAAAGGAAGGAGTGGCCATTAATAAGGCGGTGTCCCTGCTCAACACTTCGGTTATTCCTCTGATGAACCCTTTCATTTATACGCTACGGAACAAGCAAGTCAAACAAGCCTTTGGGGACCTAATAAAAAAGATGGCTTTTCTTTCAAAGGATTAG